One genomic window of Hydra vulgaris chromosome 03, alternate assembly HydraT2T_AEP includes the following:
- the LOC136078351 gene encoding uncharacterized protein LOC136078351 isoform X1: MNASEIIKKNPSQRFKNTDCPFSLILKYCRYEKTKTILDLEWTHNHPINSFQSLSFKDIQTDILSSIYNLFENGYTPGLAYCEFYKKTKDMCKNEIEFHKFISDGSVFPRRTDYNFLYTDYHQSKYGSKDMNAMFEALCGLIERKAFKEADSIIKFQKFDAIENNLFILVIITSLMKRVHERNMLSMVKEFWVLV, encoded by the exons ATGAATGCTAgcgaaataataaaaaaaaatccaagcCAACGATTTAAAAATACTGATTGCCCATTTAGCTTAATATTAAAGTATTGTAGGTATGAGAAAACTAAAACTATCTTAGATCTTGAATGGACACACAATCATCCCATAAATTCTTTCCAATCCTTGTCATTTAAGGACATACAAACAGATATATTATCTTcaatttataatctttttgagAATGGTTATACACCAGGATTAGCATATTGTGAGTTttataaaaagacaaaagaTATGTGTAAAAATGAAAtagaatttcataaatttatttctgatgGATCAGTATTTCCACGAAGAACagactataattttttatatacagatTATCATCAGTCAAAGTATGGTTCAAAAGATATGAATGCTATGTTTGAAGCTTTGTGTG GTCTAATTGAGAGAAAGGCTTTTAAAGAAGCAGATTCTATTATCAAGTTTCAAAAGTTTGATGCTATAGAAAATAATCTGTTTATTCTTGTTATAATAACTTCTCTTATGAAAAGAGTCCATGAGAGG aatatgCTTTCTATGGTAAAGGAGTTTTGGGTCCTGGTGTAA
- the LOC136078351 gene encoding uncharacterized protein LOC136078351 isoform X2, which yields MLEISMTSLSLKKTSGVCTSSVQTVNTENIQQELTEAFNTMSILIEKHSSNAAFLKGVSKLCTRLKQNETNISNLSSSLHCFGIDFYQSRRVVNTTLRKKSNGVKIKVQPEAVKRRKIKNGSKASIQKGMVKRNNPFNVSDVSTKRAHSFSECVKDNVAVSKKAGITMGSKTKLLSSKLITMTTKSEERICHSTTLT from the exons ATGTTAGAGATAAGCATGACGAGTTTATCGTTAAAGAAAACTTCAg GCGTCTGTACTAGTTCCGTTCAAACTGTTAACACAGAAAATATTCAGCAAGAGTTAACGGAAGCATTCAATACAATGAGCATCTTAATAGAAAAACATTCTAGTAATGCTGCGTTTTTGAAAGGTGTTTCAAAATTGTGTACTCGCTTGAAACAAAATGAAACCAATATTTCCAATTTAAGTTCATCATTGCATTGTTTTGGTATTGATTTTTATCAGTCTAGAAGAGTTGTCAATACTACACTGCGCAAAAAAAGCAATGGGGTAAAGATAAAAGTTCAACCTGAGGCAGTTAAAcggcgtaaaataaaaaatggcagCAAAGCGTCTATTCAAAAAGGAATGGTAAAGCGCAATAACCCATTTAATGTATCTGATGTCAGTACTAAAAGGGCACATTCTTTTTCTGAGTGTGTTAAAGATAATGTGGCTGTTTCTAAAAAAGCTGGTATAACGATGGggtcaaaaacaaaattattatcttcAAAATTAATCACAATGACAACGAAGAGCGAAGAGCGAATTTGTCATTCAACTACATTAACCTGA
- the LOC136078854 gene encoding PR domain zinc finger protein 15-like, giving the protein MAEMNTDTVTENFTPNTSLNELSFELKDDHKKKNGCKINEFNFFYRETVKNAMAEAENNANRLPDFPEISKIGSERWKALDDLKRKEWNKKGQMMREDEDCGLAVVLACPSCTRSFKRGYEYRFHVKNCVESKCDTCGNVFTNNIQLKKHYVKHKESIRCDVCLKFFSGQQALKIHKTSLHDDVKFECSVCKKHFSTQGNMLRHKKMSTS; this is encoded by the exons atggctGAAATGAATACTGACACTGTAACCGAAAATTTTACACCAAATACTTCTCTAAATGAGTTGAGCTTTGAATTAAAAG ATGATCACAAGAAGAAGAATGGATGTAAGATCAAtgagtttaatttcttttacaGAGAAACTGTC AAAAACGCGATGGCAGAAGCCGAAAACAATGCAAATCGATTACCTGATTTTCCTGAAATTAGCAAGATTGGTTCTGAAAGATGGAAAGCATTagatgatttaaaaagaaag GAATGGAATAAAAAAGGTCAAATGATGCGCGAAGATGAAGATTGCGGTTTAGCAGTGGTGCTTGCATGTCCTTCTTGTACCCGGTCATTTAAGAGAGGATATGAATATcgttttcatgtaaaaaattgcGTAGAAAGCAAATGTGACACATGTGGTAATGTTTTTACCAATAATATTCAACTGAAAAAGCATTATGTGAAACACAAAGAATCAATTCGTTGCGATGTTTGCCTAAAGTTTTTCTCTGGACAGCAAGCTCTTAAAATACATAAGACATCATTACACGACGATGTTAAATTTGAATGCAGCGTTTGTAAGAAACATTTTTCGACACAAGGGAACATGTTAAGACACAAAAAAATGTCTACatcttaa